Proteins encoded within one genomic window of Eurosta solidaginis isolate ZX-2024a chromosome 1, ASM4086904v1, whole genome shotgun sequence:
- the LOC137247078 gene encoding zinc finger protein 420, giving the protein MSCTFSSMMEAPRTVVKLNNLCCRICLHESEDSTSLDDEVEFGNEILCLRNLYIQILRATDIQMLTSSKNPEQLLPTRICSDCTHKLLNSYDFICTIQRSESILGQYQNTQSKEEKPSTGVFIIPNIKDDSCEAIDGVCLLAENEDDKDLAQAIESSPDENANNCSLAQQSEKVDQVKARSTISTDEKVSNSTKRSQGLSIGSRLGTFVTSHWRKCPHCQRVFARNMTLEKHIKTAHTNVSAEHIAAVAPKPTEEKPIICELCPRTFARQFALERHVRAMHSGDGDLEHDTNSQNKKTYKREICPYCGRSFAQASIVIHIRRHTGEKPYKCDECEKGFPRRQDLVVHKRQHTGERPHVCTICGKSFIRPNKLSRHMRIHTGLRPYKCSECEKSFTQSNDLRIHMRRHTGEKPYKCNVCGDSYISGTALKTHRMASNHTPPGNVQDDPYAKCRLNKTINFEITS; this is encoded by the exons ATGTCCTGCACCTTTTCGTCAATGATGGAAGCTCCTAGGACTGttgtaaaattaaataatttatgcTGCCGCATTTGCTTACATGAAAGTGAAGACTCAACTTCCCTCGACGACGAAGTAGAATTCGGAAATGAAATACTTTGTTtaagaaatttgtatatacaaATTTTGCGTGCCACTGATATCCAa ATGTTGACTTCAAGTAAAAACCCTGAGCAGTTGCTACCGACTCGTATTTGCAGTGATTGTACACATAAACTTTTGAACTCGTATGATTTCATTTGTACAATACAACGTTCGGAATCTATTCTTGGCCAATATCAAAATACACAGTCCAAGGAAGAAAAACCAAGCACAGGAGTATTTATAATTCCAAATATAAAGGATGATAGTTGCGAAGCTATTGATGGTGTGTGCTTATTGGCCGAGAATGAGGATGATAAGGATCTAGCACAGGCTATTGAAAGCTCGCCCGACGAGAATGCGAATAATTGTAGCCTTGCTCAACAATCTGAGAAAGTAGATCAGGTTAAAGCAAGAAG CACTATATCAACAGATGAAAAAGTAAGCAACAGTACAAAAAGAAGTCAAGGGTTATCGATCGGATCACGATTGGGAACATTTGTGACATCTCACTGGCGGAAATGCCCACACTGCCAGCGGGTATTTGCCAGAAATATGACATTGGAAAAGCATATAAAAACTGCGCACACAAATGTATCTGCTGAGCATATCGCTGCTGTGGCGCCCAAGCCAACCGAGGAAAAGCCAATAATATGCGAACTATGTCCACGTACTTTTGCACGTCAATTTGCACTTGAACGTCACGTTCGTGCAATGCATTCCGGTGATGGTGATCTAGAACACGATACAAactcacaaaataaaaaaacttataagCGTGAAATTTGCCCATATTGTGGACGTAGCTTTGCTCAAGCTAGCATAGTAATACACATACGACGTCATACAGGAGAAAAGCCTTATAAGTGTGATGAATGCGAAAAAGGATTTCCTCGTCGACAGGATTTAGTTGTGCATAAGAGACAGCATACCGGTGAACGACCGCATGTTTGCACCATATGTGGAAAGTCATTTATACGACCAAATAAATTATCAAGGCACATGCGAATACATACAGGACTACGACCGTACAAATGTTCAGAATGCGAAAAATCTTTTACACAATCCAATGATTTGCGCATTCATATGCGGCGCCATACCGGGGAAAAGCCTTATAAATGTAACGTTTGTGGTGATTCTTACATAAGTGGTACTGCACTTAAGACTCATCGTATGGCGAGTAATCATACGCCACCTGGTAATGTGCAAGATGATCCATATGCCAAATGTCGTTTGAACAAGACCATCAACTTTGAAATTACTTCATGA
- the LOC137247068 gene encoding arginine/serine-rich protein PNISR, whose product MYSAGDSSSDGLSGLNQFAAMSGPIDWAAMAQQWIQMHDAGSFTSVPDAPPPPNISNTIKPPNMKDNNIKPLTTTTATTITSKKSFEEKGEADMDMDEDEEIVKGKESPPPPAPSMRLGKSREQTIMQSQQPWYIRQQNAVIVPPVTKGLAGIVSDIDNTMSQVATAASQWGATVWPPQINLPPPAAASLLNVPLNPPIHTPATHIPSLLKLNVPNPNATRITTPTNIEEQNSDASVVDAKKRKMLPAWIREGLEKMEREKQRQLEREQSKKRYESECSDSTSSIIGYVGTTNIPAYTVNMKYNQYAENDRSGNENEEEIIDLDGIVADRSTLSKKSNEDEGSGVSEPECEAEKTVEPRTHTGSRNYEDRLSEMMIVVRTTLTELLLEVTNQEIANLAQEAINAYKAKASSVQVISKSALSSITGKLGLAAYDDSTGDEISDSEDEARADSDKNNDSEEEIKASIRTKRRAFAKITDEIEEHIAANAAREEQKLKYYTMLENQEQEQKEQSDVGRKEDKPTTIMASTSSTAITNTVSKPYEKDFGETSETKLQHSNGKRQKDRNSRKERTTRFSDNKDSKGAAGVASSYISKITNSNIGGNVSSSTLLPITATGTTISMGMATATTTIASSPSIRTSSNDSSHKSNAPIFDSTLNKNLLYAAEAAYEKATRSRGVSTKRSSVSRSERERSHHSSHYDHKDHKSDRFRESERYERERKRDRYDERRDNKDRKSSHDRRDDSRERKRKSRHSSDEDYHDDKHESQTSSDTESSSSSSSSTSHTSSRNSRTSTTSKQRYEHEHSRHEHRDERKDCDRRSDRSRTPSRSRQRSRYHNQRSSSKRYSSAEDDYDNDSRYRHSSSRRHSSRKRSRSRSRSTYSSSSYRRRH is encoded by the exons ATGTACTCAGCGGGTGATTCTAGTAGTGACGGCTTGAGTGGCTTAAATCAATTTGCAGCCATGAGTGGGCCCATAGATTGGGCCGCAATGGCCCAACAATGGATTCAGATGCACGATGCTGGTAGCTTTACATCCGTGCCAGATGCACCACCTCCACCTAATATAAGTAACACAATAAAACCTCCAAATATGAAGGACAATAATATTAAACCTTTGACAACTACAACTGCAACCAcaattacatcaaaaaaatcaTTTGAGGAAAAGGGCGAAGCTGATATGGACATGGATGAAGATGAAGAAATTGTCAAAGGTAAAGAATCGCCACCACCGCCAGCACCATCAATGCGACTTGGAAAAAGTAGAGAGCAAACAATTATGCAATCACAGCAACCATGGTATATAAGGCAACAGAATGCAGTTATTGTTCCACCGGTTACAAAAGGCTTAGCTGGAATAG TTTCAGATATTGATAATACTATGAGTCAAGTAGCTACAGCGGCGTCACAGTGGGGTGCCACTGTGTGGCCACCTCAAATAAATTTACCACCCCCGGCGGCAGCATCCTTATTAAATGTGCCCCTGAATCCGCCAATACACACTCCGGCAACACATATACCATCACTTTTGAAATTAAATGTTCCAAACCCGAACGCTACAAGAATAACTACGCCTACTAATATAGAAGAACAAAATTCCGACGCATCCGTGGTCGAtgcaaaaaagagaaaaatgcTCCCTGCCTGGATAAG GGAGGGATTGGAAAAAATGGAACGTGAAAAGCAGAGGCAATTAGAAAGGGAACAAAGCAAGAAACGATATGAATCAGAATGTAGTGATTCCACAAGTAGTATCATCGGATATGTAGGTACAACTAATATTCCCGCTTATACGGTAAACATGAAATATAATCAGTATGCG GAGAACGATAGATCAGGTAACGAGAACGAGGAGGAAATAATTGATCTAGATGGTATTGTTGCTGACAGGTCAACGCTTAGTAAAAAGTCAAATGAGGACGAAGGAAGTGGTGTCAGTGAGCCAGAATGTGAAGCTGAAAAAACAGTTGAGCCCCGCACTCATACGGGTAGTAGAAATTATGAAGATAGACTCTCGGAAATG ATGATAGTGGTGAGAACAACACTAACTGAGCTCCTTTTGGAAGTTACAAACCAAGAAATTGCAAATTTGGCTCAAGAAGCTATTAATGCATACAAAGCCAAAG CATCATCGGTTCAAGTGATCAGTAAAAGCGCACTGTCTTCCATAACCGGGAAATTAG GCTTAGCAGCATACGATGATTCTACAGGTGACGAAATCAGCGATTCAGAAGATGAAGCACGTGCAGACAGTGATAAAAATAATGATTCTGAAGAGGAAATTAAG GCATCTATTCGTACAAAACGACGTGCTTTTGCCAAAATTACTGATGAAATTGAGGAACATATTGCCGCTAATGCAGCACGCGAAGAGCAAAAACTAAAATATTATACTATGTTGGAAAACCAAGAACAGGAGCAAAAAGAACAGAGTGACGTTGGAAGAAAGGAGGATAAACCAACCACAATAATGGCTTCTACGTCATCAACAGCCATTACAAACACAGTTAGTAAACCTTACGAAAAGGATTTCGGTGAGACATCTGAAACAAAGTTACAACACTCAAACG GCAAACGTCAAAAAGACAGGAACTCGCGTAAAGAACGTACTACTCGCTTCAGTGATAATAAAGATTCAAAGGGAGCCGCTGGTGTTGCATCCAGTTATATTTCAAAAATTACCAATTCCAATATTGGTGGAAATGTGAGTAGTAGTACCTTACTTCCAATAACAGCTACAGGAACCACTATTTCAATGGGAATGGCAACGGCGACAACAACCATCGCGTCATCGCCATCGATAAGAACGTCGTCCAATGACAGTTCCCATAAATCAAATGCCCCGATTTTTGACTCTAcccttaataaaaatttattatatgcCGCTGAGGCTGCATACGAAAAGGCAACGAGAAGTCGAGGTGTAAGTACTAAACGATCTTCTGTATCACGGTCCGAAAGAGAACGTAGTCATCATAGCAGTCATTATGATCATAAAGACCACAAGAGTGATCGTTTTAGGGAAAGTGAAAGGTACGAAAGGGAACGCAAACGTGATCGCTATGATGAACGACGAGATAATAAAGATAGGAAAAGTTCTCATGATCGTCGCGATGACAGCCGTGAACGTAAACGTAAAAGTAGACATTCAAGCGATGAAGATTATCATGATGATAAACATGAATCGCAAACGTCAAGTGATACCGAAAGCTCAAGTTCATCGTCATCAAGTACTTCGCATACTTCAAGTCGTAACAGTCGCACATCTACCACGTCAAAGCAACGGTATGAACATGAGCATAGTCGACATGAACATCGTGACGAACGTAAAGATTGTGATCGAAGGAGCGATCGCAGTCGGACACCGAGCCGTAGCCGTCAGCGTAGTCGTTATCATAATCAGCGCAGTAGCAGTAAACGTTACTCCAGTGCTGAAGATGATTATGATAATGACAGTCGCTATCGGCACTCATCTTCGCGACGCCATTCATCGAGAAAACGATCGCGCTCTAGATCACGTTCAACATACTCATCTTCATCATATAGGCGCAGACATTAA
- the aurA gene encoding aurora kinase C, whose amino-acid sequence MYRKPISALNGKENHIQSVKPFPAPPQRIVDNGKSVSAISIPKSVPLYGSGAPASSTAVGASSTSRTAQGQGSNASKSRQVNQIGAFRPIIKPLATSTTKPSTTKHVVQPPLATSTVKPTVASNSKDMNNKIDAENKKAVVPSTEASTKNEAEGVTISSTDESNKADNEKTGANKEKKSWSLSNFDIGRPLGRGKFGNVYLAREKESKFVVALKVLFKKQIHESNVEHQVRREIEIQSHLRHPHILRLYGYFHDDARIYLILEYAPKGTLFKELQSQPLKRFNEPTSAIYIRSLASALQYLHERDVIHRDIKPENLLLGHKGDLKIADFGWSVHEPNSMRTTLCGTLDYLPPEMVQGKPHTKHVDLWSLGVLCYELLVGRAPFLATDYDETYKKIIKADYNLPDFVSRAAAHFISKLLVLNPQQRLPLDQVFLHPWVAAHNK is encoded by the exons ATGTACAGAAAGCCTATCAGCGCTCTCAATGGTAAGGAAAACCACATTCAGTCTGTAAAGCCATTTCCCGCACCGCCACAGAGA ATTGTGGACAATGGAAAAAGTGTATCTGCTATCTCGATACCGAAATCGGTGCCCTTATATGGTTCCGGCGCACCGGCATCTAGTACGGCCGTAGGTGCATCATCTACATCGAGAACAGCACAAGGACAGGGTTCAAATGCCTCTAAAAGTAGGCAAGTTAACCAAATTGGTGCTTTTCGTCCAATAATAAAACCTTTGGCCACATCTACCACTAAACCCTCTACCACGAAGCATGTTGTGCAACCTCCCTTAGCAACATCGACAGTAAAACCAACAGTTGCCTCTAATAGTAAAGATATGAAtaacaaaattgatgccgaaaatAAAAAAGCAGTTGTTCCCTCTACAGAAGCGTCTACAAAAAACGAGGCTGAAGGTGTAACCATCTCCAGTACAGATGAATCAAATAAGGCTGATAATGAAAAGACTG gcgcaaacaaagaaaaaaagtcatggTCGCTGAGTAATTTTGATATCGGAAGACCACTTGGCAGGGGTAAATTTGGAAATGTATACTTAGCGCGTGAGAAGGAATCGAAGTTCGTTGTTGCGTTGAAGGtactttttaaaaaacaaatacaCGAGTCCAACGTAGAGCATCAAGTACGACGCGAAATTGAAATACAATCACATTTACGACATCCTCATATACTTCGTTTATATGGTTACTTTCATGATGATGCACGTATTTATCTTATATTAGAGTATGCTCCTAAGGGTACACTTTTCAAAGAGCTACAGTCACAGCCACTTAAACGTTTTAATGAACCAACATCTGCTATATATATACGTTCTTTAGCTTCGGCATTGCAGTATCTACACGAGCGCGATGTAATTCATCGTGATATTAAGCCCGAAAATCTTTTGCTTGGACATAAAGGCGACTTAAAAATAGCGGACTTTGGATGGTCTGTGCACGAGCCAAATTCCATGCGTACAACTTTGTGTGGAACACTTGATTATTTACCACCGGAAATGGTACAAGGCAAGCCACATACTAAACATGTGGATCTCTGGAGCTTAGGTGTATTATGTTATGAACTTCTGGTGGGTCGCGCACCATTTCTAGCAACTGATTATGACGAgacttataaaaaaattattaaagctGATTATAATCTACCCGATTTCGTTTCACGTGCAGCTGCACATTTTATTTCAAAGTTATTGGTGCTAAATCCTCAACAACGCCTACCTCTAGATCAAGTATTTCTTCACCCTTGGGTGGCTGcgcataacaaataa